aataatcaacccctccgtacttgagtgatcaacggtaaatgtataaaattatcaacctggtgcagggtattgaggaaaagttctgcatgcatgcacaaatagacgaatctgcttaTGTCAGcgaaatcttttccaaatttcaaaatttaaaacgttttaactttcaaacaacaattccaaattaagattcgctttcaccaataaatctgtctcgacgagatcttcaaaactagcacccatgttgatatgtttcgagaaaaaaaaaattcgggctaaaagttatcaagcctCCCTGTTttaaataatcaacccctccgtacttgagtgatcaacggtaaatgtataaaattatcgaccccaaagttaattttattttaaacattttagcgAATATTTTTTTAGCTTagaaagctatcaacccggtgtgtTGTTATTTATCAatagtaaatataaataactaccaatacTAAAAATCTagcttcatttcgaatattttggcgactctttttagtttacaagttatcaacccggtgctccgttatttatcaatggtaattataaaaAACTACCAACcataaaaagtatttcatttagaatattttagcgaacattttttttattttacaagctatcaacttggtgcctcgttatttatcaactgtaaatataaaataaataataaccctaaaaatatttcatttagaatattttagcgactctcttttagtttacaagctatcaacccggtggcccgcaatttatcaatggtaaatataaataaatgtcAACCgtaaaaaaatattttaaatttaaaatatgtagcgactctttttttgtttacaagttatcaacccagtgcccgttatttatcaacggtaaatataaatacctagcaaccctaaaaagtaaatttcatttagaatattttagcaacttttgttagcttacaactttaaaaagtacttaatttgagtagcaagtggtagttcatttgagttgcaagtggatttccccacccgttattttcccccttaaaaaccactggcccgaaaaagggaattataaaaattaatccagaaaaacatgaattaccgtacgaaataacaacataaagggaattgcaaaaaaagagaattgtcaaaagggaattgcaaataaAGAGAATTGAAAGTATGCGTCGTGCTGAAAAAAAGAGCAAGATGctctgtgcatgcatgcagaaactTGTTAGAGCTAGTCTCATGCTGAAAAGttggctcattaaatgcaaaCCCATGAgatattttatgcatgcatgcagtgtgaacgcTCTTGGTTGTATGCAATATGCAAGTGAGAACATGAGTTGTTAGTGTGAACATAAAGCTACATGTGAACGTAATTAAACACTACAAGACAAAAAGGGAATTGATTTCGCGCATGGCGCGAGCGCTGCCGCGCCAAGGAAAGTGATCGCTCCAGCGATCGATTGCCAGGGAGGGGTTTCGCTAACTGAGAATCCGAGATACTGTACGTCTGTACAAGGGAGTGCTGATATATAGGCACTTCACGTTGAAAAAAACTTTGCCACACAAAGATAATTGCATTTCTTCAGTGTTCGAATAGGTAACTCATTTGGGTTGTTTTGTTGAATTTGAGACGGCACTTCTGTCTTAATACCCGGTCTTACACTGATCAATTTATACACACCGTCATGTCAGTCAACTGACAACGCACACTCACTGGTTTATATCCGATGATGATTTCTGCAGAGAACAGCTGGAAACTTGTATTTGACAATTGGATTAGCTGCTCCTGAAAGACACTTCTTACAATTTTACATCCTGTGGATTTACCATTCAGCTTATTATTCACCCTAGCATGCAAAATCTCAGCCATTGAACTGCGACtaacctcttttttttttttttgattgatTGAAGGAACCCCACAAGGGTTCCCAGTTTCATTAAGAAACTGATGGTGAGGCAAACATCTCGGTATCTCAGTGGTTTTGCAACATTTAGGAAACCAAAAGGGGACAAACACCCTTTTACCTGTAAAACGTAAAGCTACAACTAAGTTATACCCAAAACTAGATGCAAAGTTCTGTAAGGCAAGTTTTTAGCGACACAGATACAAAGATTCCCAGCGACTAACCTCATGCATGATATTCATCTACCGGGTAGATTCAAACGCCATGCACATTGGTGGAGTGATCTTGGCCAgtgaaagcaaggaagctgggaagATCCAGAGTCCATCTCCGCAGATAAAACCAGAAGCAACTGCCGGCACCATATGCACTGCTTTGCTTTTGTCAATCTTGTGCCAGATATAAACTATCAAGGTCCCGACACACATGTCGATGGCAAAGCTCGCGCCAACAAGGAATGGAAACCCCATTGCCATGGGTAAGGGAATCCATTTGCCATACTTCCGCGGGAGGAAATCCCTCATCAGGTTGGCCACCAGTGCAAAGGCAAAGAATCCACAGCACAGCTGCAAGCAGTGTTTGGGCAGAGCAGAGAAGCCCTCGACTCCAAGAATTGCGATGTTTCGGTATATTAGAGCATACGGTGCCTTCCAGGGCCCATTCAGGTTGCCTATGTCAAAGGCATTGTAGAACACAAAGAATGCCAGCGGCGCGATGACACATCCCATGATGGTACCAACAATCTGAGCAATAAGCATTGATCTAGGTGATGTTAATGTAAGATGCCCAGTTTTGAAATCCTGCATCAGATCAGAAGATATCGATGCGATAGATTTCACCATACCACAGCCTACCATCCCAGCAACTACACCATGTTCTTTTCCAGCAGTGGCTGCAAGAATGAGTAGAGCAACTTTTCCATAGTTGAAGGCCATGTTGATGTCAGTAAGGCCGGATCCGTAGGCATTGGAGAAACCCAGGGCAGGAGCCAATATGTATGCTATGATAGCATAGTACCACTTTATCTCAGGGAACATCAAGGGAATAGTAATAACAGCAACGAGCGATAATCCAAAATAACCCAAGAAGGCTATCCAATTAGGAAGACTCTCTCTCGTAAAAACTTCATTGCGATGGAGGTCATCCAGCGAGAGAATATCTTCCTCTGGAAGCATAATGAACCCCATGTCAGATCATCAATACGTCAAAAGGTTGTACTTTAAGATGTTTACCTTTCTTGGTCTTCTTCTTTTCTGATTTGTCAACTATACTCCAAATGGTTGATACAATAATCTTTGCAAAATTGTACATGCCATCTCCTAGGATGAGAGCTATGCAAATGAATGCCTGAGAATAAGAGAAGGTAAGAAAGGAAGGATTGTAAATCACACACATATCAACAAATAAAATTGAGAAACAAACCTTGTAACCTTGCAGGCTTCTCATGCTGCTTTCTGGTAAATCTGCTGGATACCAGTTCCCTTTCAGATCAGAAATCAGTGGCCACATTATACCATAGGAGAGAATAGAACCGAGAAGGAGAGATATATTGATAAGGTGGGGGCAAATCATCCCTGCCCCAACATATGTGAGGTTGAA
This region of Lolium perenne isolate Kyuss_39 chromosome 2, Kyuss_2.0, whole genome shotgun sequence genomic DNA includes:
- the LOC127335781 gene encoding probable metal-nicotianamine transporter YSL9; amino-acid sequence: MALRQRDAAGEGKEEPAELYGDGDGDGAEAGQPAHARGPVPKWSEQLTARGLVVAATVGIMYSVIVMKLNLTTGLDPTLNVSAALISFVILRVWTQATARLGFAVRPLTRQENTVIQTCAVACYGISSAGGFGSYLLGLSKKTYEAAGTDIEGNVGWKEPGIGWMTGYLFAVSFVGILALVPLRKILVIDYKLTYPSGTATAVLINGFHAPQGDDVAKMQVKGFTKYFVISFFWSFFQWFYSGGDKCGFSQFPTLGLRARKQTFFFDFNLTYVGAGMICPHLINISLLLGSILSYGIMWPLISDLKGNWYPADLPESSMRSLQGYKAFICIALILGDGMYNFAKIIVSTIWSIVDKSEKKKTKKEEDILSLDDLHRNEVFTRESLPNWIAFLGYFGLSLVAVITIPLMFPEIKWYYAIIAYILAPALGFSNAYGSGLTDINMAFNYGKVALLILAATAGKEHGVVAGMVGCGMVKSIASISSDLMQDFKTGHLTLTSPRSMLIAQIVGTIMGCVIAPLAFFVFYNAFDIGNLNGPWKAPYALIYRNIAILGVEGFSALPKHCLQLCCGFFAFALVANLMRDFLPRKYGKWIPLPMAMGFPFLVGASFAIDMCVGTLIVYIWHKIDKSKAVHMVPAVASGFICGDGLWIFPASLLSLAKITPPMCMAFESTR